CCACCGAATGCGCGCACGGCGACAGGTAAACCGACTCCCTCACCCGTTCGCGCGCAGCCAATACATCCGCCAAACCGATCATCGTTCCCATCCAACTAGACTATCGCGGCAGCCACTCCACTCCACCGTAAACTGGTCCCAGCATGGCCACTCCCGAAGAGATCTTCTCCAACCCTTTCTTCCACTCCCTCCTCACCGAACACGCCGGCATTGCTATCGGCAGCAACCTCGCTTTGCGCTTCCCCGCAGACGTCATCCCGTTCGCGAGCCTCGCCGAAGCGACGCCGCAAGCCATGCAGGCCCTCCACGACGTGCTCGCCCCCGGAGAACGTATCTACGTCCTCGGCGACCATCTTCCCTCCATCCCCGGCCTCACTGCCATCCACACTCTCCCTGTCCCGCAGATGCACCCCCAGGCTCCCGCTCCACCAGCATCCTCTGAGATCACCATCCGGTCTCTCAACGCCTCCGACGCTCCCGCAATGGTGCATCTCACCGACGTCGCCTTCCCCACCTTCTTCCGCCCGCGTGCCCACATCCTCGGAGACTTCTTCGGAATCCATCACGATGGAGAACTCGTCGCCATGGCCGGTGAGCGGATTGCCCTCCCCGGCTTCCGCGAGATCAGCGCCCTCTGTACCCACCCCGCGCACACCGGCAAGGGTTACGCAGCCCATCTGCTTCATCACCTCATGCGTCACCACGCGGCGCAGGGCCTCAAGAGCTTCCTCCATGTCTCCGGATCCAACACACGCGCCATCTCTCTCTACGAGAGGCTGGGATTCACAAAGACCCGAACCGTGCTCGTTCACGAACTCCAGCGCAGCTGACTCGAATCGATCCAGCTACCCGCATTCTCTGCGTGAAAAGCCTCCCTGATATGACACCCTAGTAAGGGATGAAAAAACACGCATTCAGCTTCACCCTGCTCCTAGCCGCGATCTCGGCTCTCACCTCCTTGGCTATCGACATGGGCCTTCCCGCCATGCCTGCCATCGAGTCCCGCTTCGCCCTCGCTCCCGGTCGCGGAGCCCTTACCCTCAGCGTATTCCTCGCCGGCTTCGCGCTCACCCCGCTCTTCGGAGGCCCGCTCTCCGACCGCCTCGGCCGCCGCCCCGTCCTCATCGCAGGACTCGCCGTCTTCGCCGCCAGCGCTCTCGCCTGTTCCACTGTCCCAGGCTTCCACGAACTGCTCCTCGCCCGCCTTCTCCAGGGTTCCGCCGCCGGCGTCTGCGTCTCGCTCCCCCTCGCCATCATCCGCGATTCCCTCGATGGCCACGCCGCCCGCAACGCCATGTCCCAGGTCACCACCGTCCTCGGCGTCGTGCCTCTTCTAGCCCCTATCACCGGCTCCTGGGTCATGCTCATCGCCAACTGGCGCTATATCTACGTCACCCAGGCCACCCTCGCCGCTGTCCTCCTTACCGTCGTCGCCCTCACC
This genomic window from Granulicella sibirica contains:
- a CDS encoding GNAT family N-acetyltransferase, whose protein sequence is MATPEEIFSNPFFHSLLTEHAGIAIGSNLALRFPADVIPFASLAEATPQAMQALHDVLAPGERIYVLGDHLPSIPGLTAIHTLPVPQMHPQAPAPPASSEITIRSLNASDAPAMVHLTDVAFPTFFRPRAHILGDFFGIHHDGELVAMAGERIALPGFREISALCTHPAHTGKGYAAHLLHHLMRHHAAQGLKSFLHVSGSNTRAISLYERLGFTKTRTVLVHELQRS